From Streptomonospora salina, the proteins below share one genomic window:
- a CDS encoding hydroxymethylglutaryl-CoA lyase, translating to MAAQHVEIVEVGPRDGLQNEETPLPPARKVELIERLIGAGARRIEAVSFVDPRRVPQMAGAEEVMAGVPRRADVSYIGLALNRRGLDRALEAGVDEVNVAIPATDGFCRRNQGCSVAEMTDAFAGIAAAAAEAGMPVSATVSTAFGCPFDGETDPERVAEVARRAAEAGAAEVALADTIGAGVPGQVADVIGRVRPVVGEARLRCHFHNTRNTGYANAHTAVAHGVTVLDASVGGFGGCPFAPGATGNIATEDLAFQLDRSGLHTGVDAAETARTGMWLGSVLGAAPTALLGRAGEFPAVRG from the coding sequence ATGGCCGCGCAGCACGTGGAGATCGTCGAGGTCGGACCGCGGGACGGGTTGCAGAACGAGGAGACGCCGCTGCCGCCGGCCCGCAAGGTCGAGCTGATCGAGCGGCTCATCGGCGCCGGGGCCCGCAGGATCGAGGCCGTCAGCTTCGTCGACCCGCGGCGGGTGCCGCAGATGGCCGGCGCCGAGGAGGTCATGGCCGGCGTCCCGCGCCGCGCCGACGTCTCCTACATCGGTCTCGCGCTCAACCGCCGCGGCCTGGACCGTGCGCTGGAGGCCGGAGTCGACGAGGTCAACGTCGCCATCCCCGCCACCGACGGCTTCTGCCGCCGCAACCAGGGCTGCTCGGTCGCCGAGATGACCGACGCCTTCGCCGGAATCGCCGCGGCCGCCGCCGAGGCCGGCATGCCCGTCAGCGCGACCGTTTCCACCGCCTTCGGCTGCCCGTTCGACGGTGAGACCGATCCGGAGCGGGTGGCCGAGGTCGCCCGGCGGGCCGCCGAGGCGGGTGCCGCCGAGGTCGCCCTGGCCGACACCATCGGTGCGGGCGTGCCCGGCCAGGTCGCCGACGTGATCGGGCGGGTCCGCCCGGTCGTCGGGGAAGCCCGGCTGCGCTGCCACTTCCACAACACCCGCAACACCGGTTACGCCAACGCCCACACCGCCGTCGCGCACGGCGTCACCGTGCTGGACGCCAGCGTCGGCGGTTTCGGCGGCTGCCCCTTCGCCCCCGGCGCCACCGGCAACATCGCCACCGAGGACCTCGCCTTCCAGCTCGACCGCAGCGGCCTGCACACCGGCGTCGACGCGGCCGAGACCGCCCGCACGGGCATGTGGCTCGGCTCGGTCCTGGGCGCCGCCCCCACGGCCCTGCTCGGCCGCGCCGGGGAGTTCCCGGCCGTGCGCGGCTGA
- a CDS encoding GNAT family N-acetyltransferase codes for MGGYVARVRNDELPGSGTEFDLLVDSVAMRWREVDPLLPAPTRPRKSTYPLLTVSDEAGHPVATGTMRYSWYQPGEVGRTWGMPDQHWLTPIVGGPDPGRALDSLLSSWQEQLQQLPTGTGSESAAQLTWPARDVLGVPALQAHGLQPYSVLAARERRRGVPPALPPRDVTIRLADSQDLAPIVSLLMEEHRYEEFFGGVFIQPETPEQTRRVAARALSRSPSWVWLAERRGRPVGLVWVSPPDRARWAAPLVRAAPAAHIGYGVVAEEERGRGIGTALVSEAHQALDAHNVQVSVLNYAMMNPLSGPFWNRMGYRPVWTTWEVRPALALR; via the coding sequence ATGGGCGGTTATGTCGCCCGGGTGCGGAACGACGAGCTTCCGGGAAGCGGAACGGAGTTCGACCTGCTGGTCGACTCCGTCGCTATGCGCTGGCGGGAGGTCGATCCCCTGCTGCCGGCGCCGACGCGCCCGCGCAAGAGCACCTATCCGCTGCTGACGGTCAGCGACGAGGCCGGCCACCCGGTGGCCACCGGCACCATGCGCTACTCCTGGTACCAGCCCGGCGAGGTCGGCCGGACCTGGGGCATGCCCGACCAGCACTGGCTGACGCCCATCGTGGGCGGCCCCGACCCCGGACGCGCCTTGGACTCGCTGCTGTCGAGCTGGCAAGAGCAGTTGCAGCAGCTGCCCACCGGGACCGGATCGGAGTCGGCAGCACAGCTGACCTGGCCCGCGCGCGACGTTTTGGGCGTTCCGGCGCTGCAGGCGCACGGGCTCCAGCCCTACAGCGTCCTGGCCGCGCGCGAGCGGCGCCGCGGGGTGCCTCCCGCACTGCCGCCGCGCGACGTCACGATCCGCCTGGCCGACTCCCAGGACCTCGCCCCCATCGTCAGCCTGCTGATGGAGGAGCACCGCTATGAGGAGTTCTTCGGCGGGGTCTTCATCCAGCCCGAGACGCCCGAGCAGACCCGCCGGGTCGCCGCCCGCGCCCTGAGCCGCTCGCCCTCATGGGTGTGGCTGGCCGAGCGGCGGGGGCGTCCGGTCGGCCTGGTGTGGGTCTCGCCGCCCGATCGCGCCCGCTGGGCCGCCCCGCTGGTGCGGGCCGCGCCGGCCGCCCACATCGGCTACGGCGTCGTGGCCGAGGAAGAGCGCGGCCGCGGCATCGGCACGGCCCTGGTCAGCGAGGCCCATCAGGCGCTGGACGCCCACAACGTCCAGGTGTCCGTTCTCAACTACGCCATGATGAACCCTCTTTCGGGGCCCTTCTGGAACCGCATGGGCTACCGGCCCGTGTGGACCACCTGGGAGGTCCGTCCGGCGCTGGCGCTGCGCTGA
- the uvrB gene encoding excinuclease ABC subunit UvrB — translation MRPVTDIQRKKAPFEVVSEMTPAGDQPAAIAELSRRVQAGDEDTVLLGATGTGKTATVAWMAEQLQRPTLVMQPNKTLAAQFANELREMLPNNAVEYFVSYYDYYQPEAYVPQTDTYIEKDSSVNDEVERLRHSATNSLLTRRDTIVVSSVSCIYGLGTPQEYVDRMAELEVGMRIDRDDLLRKLVEMQYSRNDVSFTRGTFRVRGDTVEVIPVYEELAIRIEMFGDEVERLQTLHPLTGEVLGEDAHVYLFPASHYVAGPERLERAVGDIEAELGERLTEMENAGKLLEAQRLRMRTTYDMEMLRQVGSCSGIENYSRHFDGREPGSAPNTLLDYFPEDFLLVVDESHVTVPQIGGMFEGDASRKRTLVDHGFRLPSALDNRPLKWEEFTERIGQTVYLSATPGPYELRRSGGDVVEQVIRPTGLVDPEVVVKPTEGQIDDLVHEIRERAERRERVLVTTLTKKMAEDLTDYFAELNIRVRYLHSEVDTLRRVELLRELRTGEFDVLVGINLLREGLDLPEVSLVAILDADKEGFLRSSSALIQTIGRAARNVAGQVHMYADNVTDSMRSALDETDRRRTKQLAYNEANGIDPQPLRKKIADILDSLAREDVDTEELIGSGYRKGGQQATTPVPDLKGAGSERSEDVSRMPRADLSQLIEQLNEQMHQAATDLQFELAARLRDEIKELKRELRGMDAAGVS, via the coding sequence GTGCGGCCGGTGACCGATATCCAGCGCAAGAAGGCGCCGTTCGAGGTGGTCTCGGAGATGACCCCCGCCGGCGACCAGCCTGCGGCCATCGCCGAACTCAGCCGCCGCGTGCAGGCGGGCGACGAGGACACCGTGCTGCTGGGCGCCACGGGCACCGGCAAGACCGCCACGGTGGCCTGGATGGCCGAGCAGCTGCAGCGGCCCACGCTGGTCATGCAGCCCAACAAGACCCTGGCCGCGCAGTTCGCCAACGAGTTGCGCGAAATGCTGCCCAACAACGCGGTCGAGTACTTCGTCTCCTACTACGACTATTACCAGCCCGAGGCCTACGTCCCGCAGACCGACACCTACATCGAGAAGGACTCCTCGGTCAACGACGAGGTCGAGCGGCTGCGGCACTCGGCGACCAACTCGCTGCTGACCCGGCGCGACACGATCGTGGTGTCCTCGGTCTCCTGCATCTACGGCCTGGGCACGCCCCAGGAGTACGTCGACAGGATGGCCGAGCTGGAGGTCGGCATGCGGATCGACCGCGACGACCTGCTGCGCAAGCTCGTCGAGATGCAGTACAGCCGCAACGACGTGTCCTTCACCCGGGGCACCTTCCGCGTGCGGGGCGACACCGTCGAGGTCATCCCGGTCTACGAGGAACTCGCCATCCGCATCGAGATGTTCGGCGACGAGGTCGAGCGGCTGCAGACCCTGCACCCGCTCACCGGCGAGGTCCTGGGCGAGGACGCCCACGTCTACCTGTTCCCGGCCTCCCACTACGTCGCCGGCCCCGAGCGCTTGGAGCGCGCCGTCGGCGACATCGAGGCCGAGCTGGGCGAGCGCCTCACCGAGATGGAGAACGCAGGCAAGCTGCTGGAGGCCCAGCGGCTGCGCATGCGCACGACCTATGACATGGAGATGCTGCGCCAGGTGGGCAGCTGCTCGGGCATCGAGAACTATTCGCGCCACTTCGACGGCCGCGAGCCCGGCAGCGCCCCCAACACCCTCCTCGACTACTTCCCCGAGGACTTCCTGCTGGTGGTCGACGAGTCGCACGTGACGGTGCCGCAGATCGGCGGCATGTTCGAGGGCGACGCCTCGCGCAAACGCACCCTGGTCGACCACGGCTTCCGGCTGCCCTCGGCACTGGACAACCGCCCTCTGAAGTGGGAGGAGTTCACCGAGCGCATCGGGCAGACGGTCTACCTCTCGGCCACCCCCGGCCCCTACGAGCTGCGCCGGAGCGGGGGCGACGTCGTCGAGCAGGTCATCCGTCCCACCGGGCTGGTCGACCCCGAGGTCGTGGTCAAGCCGACCGAGGGCCAGATCGACGACCTCGTGCACGAGATCCGCGAGCGCGCCGAGCGCCGGGAGCGCGTGCTGGTCACCACGCTGACCAAGAAGATGGCCGAGGACCTCACCGACTACTTCGCCGAGCTGAACATCCGCGTGCGCTATCTGCACAGCGAGGTCGACACGCTGCGCCGGGTCGAGCTGCTGCGCGAGCTGCGCACCGGCGAGTTCGACGTGCTCGTGGGCATCAACCTGCTGCGCGAGGGTCTGGACCTGCCCGAGGTGTCGCTGGTGGCCATCCTCGACGCCGACAAGGAGGGGTTCCTGCGCTCCTCCAGCGCGCTGATCCAGACCATCGGGCGTGCGGCGCGCAACGTCGCCGGCCAGGTCCACATGTACGCCGACAACGTCACCGACTCCATGCGCAGCGCCCTGGACGAGACCGACCGGCGCCGCACCAAGCAGCTGGCCTACAACGAGGCCAACGGCATCGACCCGCAGCCGCTGCGCAAGAAGATCGCCGACATCCTCGACTCGCTGGCGCGCGAGGACGTCGACACCGAGGAACTGATCGGATCGGGGTACCGCAAGGGCGGCCAGCAGGCCACCACCCCGGTGCCCGACCTGAAGGGGGCCGGATCCGAGCGGTCCGAGGACGTCAGCCGGATGCCGCGGGCCGATCTTTCCCAGCTCATCGAGCAGCTCAACGAGCAGATGCACCAGGCGGCCACCGATCTGCAGTTCGAGCTCGCTGCCCGGCTGCGCGACGAGATCAAGGAGCTCAAGCGCGAACTGCGCGGGATGGACGCCGCCGGGGTGAGCTGA
- a CDS encoding ATP-binding protein — MPTLTAVPPMPEVTVPLGLLIPNGYEYYFNRRPDRPHFTRRAFEFRSEPVFLPLVHAFLDTCAAAQSEEYRFLFDLLGTELVSNAVKHTRSGLPGGTYTLRVDRSATGLTLNCRDGGDRADRRPGYGHRSHLAAARPADGVACEGGRGLALVDSLASAWGDNGMPRFRKVWFRLDSDLAGSVWPDA; from the coding sequence ATGCCCACGCTCACCGCCGTCCCGCCCATGCCCGAGGTGACCGTCCCCCTCGGCCTGCTCATCCCGAACGGCTACGAGTACTACTTCAACCGCCGCCCCGACCGCCCGCACTTCACCCGCCGCGCGTTCGAGTTCCGCAGCGAGCCGGTGTTCCTGCCGCTGGTGCACGCCTTCCTGGACACGTGCGCGGCCGCGCAGAGCGAGGAGTACCGCTTCCTGTTCGACCTGCTGGGCACCGAGCTCGTCAGCAACGCCGTCAAGCACACCCGCTCAGGTCTGCCCGGCGGCACCTACACCCTGCGCGTGGACCGCTCGGCCACCGGCCTGACCCTGAACTGCCGCGACGGGGGAGACCGCGCCGATCGCCGCCCCGGCTACGGGCACCGCAGCCACCTGGCCGCCGCCCGGCCCGCGGACGGCGTCGCCTGCGAAGGCGGGCGCGGGCTGGCGCTGGTGGACAGCCTGGCCAGCGCATGGGGCGACAACGGCATGCCGCGGTTCCGCAAGGTGTGGTTCCGCCTGGACTCCGATCTGGCCGGAAGCGTCTGGCCCGATGCCTGA
- a CDS encoding helix-turn-helix domain-containing protein — protein MTRSLSPTVRRRRLARVLRQLREAAKLTLDAAAKQSGVPRATLGKLETAELKRIRLSDLDSLARLYEVDNESRLAMHQLAKDATERGWWSKYKDVFGAQALPDFEVEASIIKTFQPQVIPGLLQTPAYTRAVFTGTNAFAEDEVKRHVDARMERQRILTHPYPPEYAAIIDEAALRRPAGGPRCTSEQLHHLIDMARLPHVTVHVLPFSAGMHAASLGGFVIMEFPEASDPSIAHSETPTASLFVEAEEEIRRYDAMWREAHNASLTVAQSIDFINDVISTLECEQ, from the coding sequence ATGACACGATCGCTCAGTCCTACGGTGCGCCGCCGTCGCCTCGCCCGAGTCCTGCGCCAACTCCGCGAGGCGGCCAAGCTGACCCTCGATGCCGCTGCAAAGCAGTCGGGCGTTCCTCGCGCAACCTTGGGGAAGCTCGAAACCGCGGAGCTCAAGCGCATACGCCTCTCTGACCTAGACTCGCTCGCCAGGCTCTACGAGGTGGACAACGAGAGTCGCCTGGCGATGCACCAGTTGGCCAAAGACGCGACCGAGCGCGGCTGGTGGTCCAAGTACAAGGACGTCTTCGGCGCTCAAGCTCTGCCTGACTTCGAGGTCGAAGCGTCGATCATCAAGACGTTCCAGCCCCAGGTCATCCCAGGGCTCCTGCAAACGCCCGCCTACACCCGCGCCGTCTTCACCGGTACCAACGCCTTCGCGGAGGACGAGGTCAAGCGGCACGTGGACGCGCGGATGGAACGCCAACGCATCCTCACCCACCCTTACCCGCCGGAGTATGCCGCCATCATCGACGAAGCCGCCCTACGCCGCCCTGCCGGCGGACCTCGTTGCACGTCGGAGCAGCTCCACCACCTCATCGACATGGCAAGGCTCCCGCACGTGACGGTCCACGTGCTGCCCTTCTCAGCAGGGATGCACGCAGCGAGCCTCGGCGGATTCGTGATCATGGAGTTCCCCGAAGCGTCGGATCCCTCGATCGCACACTCGGAAACCCCTACAGCTAGCCTCTTCGTTGAGGCAGAGGAGGAGATACGGCGCTACGACGCGATGTGGCGCGAGGCCCACAACGCCTCTCTCACGGTGGCCCAATCCATCGACTTCATCAACGACGTCATCTCAACGCTAGAGTGTGAGCAGTGA
- a CDS encoding DUF397 domain-containing protein, which yields MTTLKFRKSSHSGAGQDCIEVAPLPAPFHKSSYSGQGVDCLEAAPLSPSPGAALRDSKHPDLGHLAFPAGEWDAFLAAARDGAL from the coding sequence GTGACAACTCTGAAGTTCCGCAAGAGCAGTCATAGTGGCGCAGGCCAGGACTGCATCGAGGTAGCCCCCCTCCCCGCCCCCTTCCACAAGAGCAGCTACAGCGGACAGGGAGTCGACTGCCTCGAAGCCGCCCCCCTCTCCCCCTCCCCCGGTGCCGCGCTGCGCGACTCCAAGCACCCCGATCTCGGCCATCTCGCTTTCCCCGCCGGCGAGTGGGACGCCTTCCTCGCCGCCGCCCGCGACGGGGCGCTGTAG